In Odontesthes bonariensis isolate fOdoBon6 chromosome 6, fOdoBon6.hap1, whole genome shotgun sequence, one genomic interval encodes:
- the LOC142381752 gene encoding uncharacterized protein LOC142381752, whose translation MRAILNSKDTAGRLYLMNHYTVGVILHGTREQMARQGLKKVTFDDYDGAIGFVNIQNVHWKFVYLHALSNHIFVVDPMQGSNEVEDSRIAGYRFEQYFKMRRNSLGKEDWVNIKWQHGKITHTFQKDATSCGIFVMQMAKMTVTQFPNIPERFHIDSSKKSLKKLRRDMAEEILKGSVSKDEFCSFCGNEDLPKTAVDVVWIQCGTCARWFHTQCLGMTAATTPNKDTPWYCVLCNPK comes from the exons ATGAGAGCCATCCTCAATTCTAAGGATACTGCTGGCCGACTGTACCTCATGAATCACTACACTGTTGGTGTAATTCTACATGGCACAAGAGAGCAGATGGCAAGGCAAGGGTTAAAAAAG GTCACATTTGATGACTATGATGGAGCCATTGGATTTGTCAACATACAAAATGTGCACTGGAAGTTTGTG TATCTTCATGCCCTTTCAAACCACATTTTTGTGGTTGATCCTATGCAAGGGTCAAATGAAGTTGAGGACTCCAGAATCGCTGGCTACAGATTTGA ACAATATTTCAAGATGCGCAGGAACAGCCTGGGAAAGGAGGACTGGGTTAACATCAAGTGGCAGCATGGCAAGATAACCCACACCTTCCAGAAAGATGCCACCAGTTGTGGGATCTTTGTCATGCAG ATGGCCAAGATGACAGTGACCCAGTTTCCAAACATCCCAGAGAGGTTTCATATTGATTCCTCCAAAAAATCTCTTAAAAAACTAAGAAGAGACATGGCAGAAGAAATTCTGAAAGGATCAG tttcaaagGATGAGTTCTGTTCCTTCTGTGGCAATGAGGACCTGCCCAAGACTGCCGTTGATGTTGTCTGG ATTCAGTGTGGAACTTGCGCAAGATGGTTTCACACACAGTGCCTTGGAATGACAGCGGCAACGACACCAAACAAAGACACTCCTTGGTATTGTGTACTGTGCAACCCTAAATAA